In Sporichthya polymorpha DSM 43042, a genomic segment contains:
- a CDS encoding ATP-binding cassette domain-containing protein, whose amino-acid sequence MSATLVARGLAAAHGDRTLFSGLDLTIAPGDVVGVVGANGAGKSTLFRMLAGLIPPGAGQVTLSPATANVGYLPQELAAVPGESVGDLIARRTGNAAAQAAFDAASAALAEGRPVDGVPAEDAYSVALERWMALGGADLEERAEATLSDLGLSVDLTVPMTSLSRGQANRVSLAALLLARYDVFLLDEPTNDLDLDGLDRLEKFLAGLRTGVAVVSHDREFLARTVTRVVELDLAQQKVSVYGGGYTAYLHEREVAARRAREEYDEYADRVGDLTERARTQRAWMEKGVKNARRKATDNDKFGRKFRSEATEKQAAKARQTERLLERLDVVEEPRKEWKLQMEIAVAPRAGAVVATANGALVRRGDFTLGPVHLQVDWADRVAIIGPNGSGKSTLLALLLSRLQPDEGSASLGPGVIVGEIDQARSAFTGAATLLRAFGEQVPDETEADVRTLLAKYGLKSQHVLRPVESLSPGERTRAGLALLQARGVNLLVLDEPTNHLDLPAIEQLEQALESFPGTLLLVSHDRRLLEAVRVNRRIAVDNGRVTEQPV is encoded by the coding sequence CTGAGCGCCACCCTGGTCGCCCGCGGTCTCGCCGCCGCCCACGGGGACCGGACCCTCTTCTCGGGGCTGGACCTCACCATCGCCCCCGGCGACGTCGTCGGCGTCGTCGGGGCGAACGGGGCGGGCAAGTCGACGCTGTTCCGCATGCTCGCCGGGTTGATCCCGCCCGGCGCGGGACAGGTCACGCTCTCCCCGGCAACTGCGAACGTCGGTTACCTGCCGCAGGAGCTGGCGGCGGTCCCGGGAGAGAGCGTCGGGGACCTGATCGCCCGGCGCACCGGCAACGCCGCCGCGCAGGCGGCGTTCGACGCCGCCAGCGCCGCGCTCGCGGAGGGCCGTCCGGTGGACGGCGTCCCCGCGGAGGACGCGTACAGCGTCGCCCTCGAACGCTGGATGGCTCTCGGCGGCGCCGACCTGGAGGAGCGCGCCGAGGCGACGCTGTCCGACCTCGGTCTCTCGGTCGACCTCACCGTCCCGATGACCTCGCTGTCGCGGGGGCAGGCCAACCGGGTCAGCCTCGCCGCCCTGCTGCTGGCCCGCTACGACGTCTTCCTGCTCGACGAGCCGACCAACGACCTCGACCTCGACGGCCTCGACCGCCTGGAGAAGTTCCTCGCCGGCCTGCGGACGGGCGTTGCGGTCGTCAGCCACGACCGCGAGTTCCTCGCGCGCACCGTGACGCGGGTCGTCGAACTGGACCTGGCCCAGCAGAAGGTCTCGGTCTACGGCGGTGGCTACACCGCGTACCTCCACGAGCGCGAGGTCGCGGCGCGGCGGGCCCGCGAGGAGTACGACGAGTACGCCGACCGCGTCGGCGACCTCACCGAACGGGCGCGGACGCAGCGGGCCTGGATGGAGAAGGGCGTCAAGAACGCCCGTCGCAAGGCGACCGACAACGACAAGTTCGGCCGCAAGTTCCGCTCCGAGGCGACGGAGAAGCAGGCGGCGAAGGCCCGTCAGACCGAGCGCCTGCTCGAGCGGCTCGACGTCGTCGAGGAGCCCCGCAAGGAGTGGAAGCTCCAGATGGAGATCGCGGTCGCGCCGCGGGCCGGGGCGGTCGTGGCGACCGCGAACGGTGCCCTTGTCCGCCGGGGCGACTTCACGCTCGGCCCGGTGCACCTGCAGGTGGACTGGGCCGACCGCGTGGCGATCATTGGCCCGAACGGGTCGGGCAAGTCGACCCTGCTCGCTCTGCTCCTGAGTCGTCTGCAACCTGACGAGGGGTCAGCATCGCTCGGCCCCGGGGTGATCGTCGGCGAGATCGACCAGGCCCGCTCGGCCTTCACCGGTGCCGCGACGCTGCTGCGCGCCTTCGGGGAGCAGGTGCCCGACGAGACCGAGGCCGACGTCCGGACCCTGCTCGCCAAGTACGGACTCAAGTCCCAGCACGTCCTGCGTCCGGTCGAGAGCCTGTCGCCGGGGGAGCGCACGCGCGCCGGGCTGGCGCTGCTGCAGGCCCGGGGCGTCAACCTCCTCGTCCTCGACGAGCCGACCAACCACCTCGACCTGCCGGCGATCGAGCAGTTGGAGCAGGCCCTCGAGTCGTTCCCCGGGACCCTGCTGCTGGTCTCCCACGACCGTCGCCTGCTCGAGGCCGTCCGGGTCAACCGCCGGATCGCCGTCGACAATGGCCGCGTCACCGAGCAGCCCGTCTGA
- a CDS encoding peptidylprolyl isomerase, with the protein MASNNVFLDIAIGGQPAGRLVFELHSDVVPKTAENFRALCTGEHGFGFKGSKFHRIIPGFMCQGGDFTRGDGRGGKSIYGEKFADENFTLKHTGRGTLSMANAGPNSNGSQFFICTEQTPWLDGKHVVFGALVSGEETLDAMETQGSQSGATKAPVEIVDCGEVPAA; encoded by the coding sequence ATGGCTTCCAACAACGTCTTCCTCGACATCGCGATCGGCGGGCAGCCCGCCGGCCGGCTGGTCTTCGAACTCCACTCCGACGTGGTGCCCAAGACCGCGGAGAACTTCCGCGCGCTCTGCACCGGTGAGCACGGCTTCGGGTTCAAGGGCTCGAAGTTCCACCGGATCATCCCGGGCTTCATGTGCCAGGGCGGTGACTTCACCCGCGGCGACGGCCGGGGCGGCAAGAGCATCTACGGCGAGAAGTTCGCGGACGAGAACTTCACGCTCAAGCACACCGGCCGCGGGACGCTGAGCATGGCCAACGCCGGCCCGAACAGCAACGGCTCGCAGTTCTTCATCTGCACGGAGCAGACCCCGTGGCTCGACGGCAAGCACGTCGTGTTCGGCGCGCTCGTCTCGGGCGAGGAGACGCTCGACGCCATGGAGACGCAGGGCTCGCAGAGCGGCGCGACCAAGGCCCCCGTCGAGATCGTCGACTGCGGAGAGGTGCCCGCAGCCTGA
- a CDS encoding ABC transporter ATP-binding protein, translated as MFELRNITAGYDTGTVLRDVSLTVPNNATVALLGPNGAGKTTLLRVASGLLKPYSGQIIVDDVDVTGAAPHQLARKGVIHVPEGRGIFPSLTVADNVLLQSPPGRYRHGLAIAASTFPRLGERARQIAGTMSGGEQQMLALSHAYVSNPHVVLLDEVSMGLAPKIVEEIFEYLTDLGRRGVAQLLVEQYVGQALRMADFVYILDRGRISFAGEPGEISEETIMNSYLGSLSS; from the coding sequence TTGTTTGAGCTGCGCAACATCACGGCCGGCTACGACACCGGGACGGTCCTGCGGGACGTCTCGCTGACCGTGCCGAACAACGCCACCGTTGCCCTGCTCGGGCCGAACGGCGCGGGAAAGACGACGCTGCTGCGGGTGGCCTCCGGGCTGCTGAAGCCGTACTCGGGGCAGATCATCGTCGACGACGTCGACGTCACGGGAGCCGCGCCGCACCAGCTCGCCCGCAAGGGCGTCATCCACGTGCCGGAGGGGCGCGGGATCTTTCCCTCCCTGACCGTCGCGGACAACGTCCTGCTGCAGTCACCGCCGGGCCGGTACCGGCACGGACTCGCGATCGCGGCGTCCACGTTCCCGCGACTGGGGGAGAGGGCCCGTCAGATCGCCGGGACGATGAGCGGCGGGGAGCAGCAGATGCTCGCGCTCTCCCACGCCTACGTAAGCAACCCGCACGTGGTCCTGCTCGACGAGGTGTCGATGGGCCTGGCGCCCAAGATCGTCGAGGAGATCTTCGAGTACCTGACCGATCTCGGACGCCGCGGCGTCGCGCAGCTGCTCGTCGAGCAGTACGTGGGTCAGGCGCTCCGCATGGCCGATTTCGTCTACATCCTCGACCGCGGCCGGATCAGCTTTGCCGGCGAGCCCGGGGAGATCAGTGAGGAGACCATCATGAACAGCTATCTCGGGTCGTTGTCGTCATGA